A region of Crenobacter cavernae DNA encodes the following proteins:
- the mraZ gene encoding division/cell wall cluster transcriptional repressor MraZ yields MFGGVSIVSLDSKGRLAIPARHRESLLSAFGSRLTVTLDSPDHLLIYPEPNWREVESRLLKLPTGNPSVKAYQRVMLGHAEPLDMDGNGRVLLPARLRERSKLDKEVALVGMGNRFELWNAADWERVTDEALNIEPADLEPHLGDFSL; encoded by the coding sequence ATGTTCGGCGGCGTCAGCATCGTTTCTCTCGACAGCAAGGGGCGTTTGGCCATTCCGGCCAGGCACCGCGAGAGCTTGCTGTCCGCGTTCGGCAGCCGTCTGACCGTCACCCTCGACTCCCCCGACCACCTGCTGATCTACCCCGAGCCGAACTGGCGCGAGGTGGAGTCCCGCCTCCTGAAACTGCCTACCGGCAACCCTTCGGTCAAGGCCTACCAGCGCGTCATGCTCGGCCACGCCGAGCCACTCGACATGGACGGCAACGGCCGCGTGCTGCTGCCAGCCCGCTTGCGCGAGCGCAGCAAGCTCGACAAGGAAGTCGCGCTGGTCGGGATGGGCAACCGCTTCGAGCTGTGGAACGCGGCCGACTGGGAGCGCGTGACCGACGAGGCGCTCAACATCGAACCGGCTGACCTCGAGCCGCATCTTGGAGATTTCTCGCTGTGA
- the mrdA gene encoding penicillin-binding protein 2 codes for MRPTRFKNAQAEENQLQLRLVVAYGFMILMFLLLAARFVWLQVLQYDHFSTLAQNNRISLVPILPNRGLILDRNGVVLAQNYSAYTLEVTPSKTNGLDATVAELAKIVEITPRDTKRFKKFLSESKEFEPVPLKMKLTEEETARVAAHAWRFPGVEVKARLFRDYPYRELTSHVIGYIGRINQKDQEKLEEEGKTANYRGGNYIGKLGLEKVYEDELHGTAGFEEMETDAGGRAIRSLRRTPPTHGNNLKLALDIRLQELADNLFGARRGALVAIDPQTGGVLAFLSKPGFDPALFIDGIDTATWKALNEDWEKPLVNRALRGVYPPGSTFKPFMAMAALESGSITQTAVRPAPGFFTLPGSSHRFRDSKPAGNGSANLARAIQVSSDTFFYKLAWDMGIDKIHPYLAEFGLGKRTGIDLDGEAIGVLPSKEWKAKRFAKHPENVRRWYPADVVSIGIGQGFNAYTPLQMAQATAVMANDGVVFKPHLVREVADAKSGKSRAIEPDAQRTLAFKHDNFEYVKRGMENVLKPGGTAWRIGQNLPYTMAGKTGTAQVVQIKQGAKYSAAATAERFRDHSWFIAFAPVEKPKIAIAVIVENAGFGAAAAAPITRALFDFYLSGKVPADLAGSLRTVRTEVVSATEASQAQAARAAAEQESANAAPSP; via the coding sequence ATGCGCCCGACCCGCTTCAAGAACGCCCAGGCCGAAGAAAACCAGCTGCAACTGCGGCTGGTCGTCGCCTACGGCTTCATGATCCTGATGTTCCTGCTGCTCGCGGCGCGCTTCGTGTGGCTGCAGGTGCTGCAGTACGACCACTTCTCGACGCTCGCGCAGAACAACCGCATCTCGCTGGTGCCGATCCTGCCCAACCGCGGGCTGATCCTCGACCGCAACGGCGTCGTGCTCGCGCAGAACTACTCGGCGTACACGCTCGAGGTCACGCCGTCCAAGACCAACGGCCTCGATGCGACCGTCGCCGAGCTGGCCAAGATCGTCGAGATCACGCCGCGCGATACCAAGCGCTTCAAGAAATTCCTGTCGGAGAGTAAGGAATTCGAGCCGGTGCCGCTGAAGATGAAGCTCACCGAGGAGGAGACCGCTCGCGTCGCCGCCCACGCGTGGCGCTTCCCCGGCGTCGAGGTCAAGGCGCGCCTGTTCCGCGACTACCCGTACCGCGAGCTGACCAGCCACGTGATCGGCTACATCGGCCGCATCAACCAGAAGGACCAGGAAAAGCTCGAGGAAGAGGGCAAGACCGCCAACTACCGCGGCGGCAACTACATCGGCAAGCTCGGCCTCGAGAAGGTCTACGAGGACGAGCTGCACGGCACGGCGGGCTTCGAGGAGATGGAGACCGACGCCGGCGGCCGCGCGATCCGTAGCTTGCGCCGCACGCCGCCGACGCACGGCAACAATCTGAAACTGGCGCTCGACATCCGGTTGCAGGAGCTGGCCGACAATCTGTTCGGCGCGCGACGCGGCGCGCTGGTCGCGATCGACCCGCAGACCGGCGGCGTGCTCGCCTTCCTGTCCAAGCCTGGCTTCGACCCGGCGCTGTTCATCGACGGCATCGACACCGCGACGTGGAAGGCGCTGAACGAGGACTGGGAAAAACCGCTGGTCAACCGCGCGCTGCGCGGCGTCTACCCGCCGGGCTCGACCTTCAAACCGTTCATGGCGATGGCGGCGCTCGAGTCGGGCTCGATCACGCAGACCGCCGTCCGCCCGGCGCCCGGCTTCTTCACGCTGCCCGGCTCCAGCCACCGCTTCCGCGACTCCAAACCGGCCGGCAACGGCTCGGCCAACCTCGCGCGCGCGATCCAGGTGTCGAGCGACACCTTCTTCTACAAGCTCGCGTGGGACATGGGCATCGACAAGATCCACCCGTACCTGGCCGAGTTCGGCCTCGGCAAAAGGACCGGCATCGACCTCGACGGCGAGGCGATCGGCGTGCTGCCGTCGAAGGAATGGAAGGCGAAGCGCTTCGCCAAGCACCCGGAGAACGTGCGCCGCTGGTACCCGGCCGACGTGGTCAGCATCGGCATCGGCCAGGGCTTCAACGCGTACACGCCGCTGCAGATGGCCCAGGCGACCGCGGTCATGGCCAACGACGGCGTCGTGTTCAAGCCGCACCTGGTGCGCGAGGTGGCAGACGCCAAGTCCGGCAAGTCGCGCGCGATCGAACCTGACGCGCAGCGCACGCTGGCGTTCAAGCACGACAATTTCGAATACGTGAAGCGCGGCATGGAGAACGTGCTCAAGCCGGGCGGCACCGCGTGGCGCATCGGCCAGAACCTGCCGTACACGATGGCCGGCAAGACCGGCACCGCGCAGGTGGTGCAGATCAAGCAGGGCGCCAAGTACAGCGCCGCCGCGACCGCCGAACGCTTCCGCGACCACTCGTGGTTCATCGCGTTCGCGCCGGTCGAAAAACCCAAGATCGCGATCGCCGTCATCGTAGAGAACGCCGGCTTCGGCGCCGCCGCCGCCGCGCCGATCACCCGCGCGCTGTTCGACTTCTACCTGAGCGGCAAGGTGCCGGCCGACCTCGCCGGATCGCTCAGGACGGTCAGGACCGAGGTCGTCAGCGCCACCGAAGCCTCGCAGGCCCAGGCCGCGCGCGCCGCCGCCGAACAGGAGAGCGCAAATGCAGCCCCATCTCCTTAA
- the gatC gene encoding Asp-tRNA(Asn)/Glu-tRNA(Gln) amidotransferase subunit GatC, whose product MSLTHEDVARIAKLARIKVSGAEIEAVGADLNRIFGLIEKMNAVDTDGIEPMAHPQDVSLRLRDDAVTASNRRDAFQAVAPQVEAGLYLVPKVIE is encoded by the coding sequence ATGTCGCTGACCCACGAGGATGTCGCCCGCATCGCCAAGCTCGCCCGGATCAAGGTTTCCGGTGCCGAAATCGAGGCGGTCGGCGCCGATTTGAACCGCATTTTCGGCCTGATCGAGAAGATGAACGCGGTCGATACCGACGGTATCGAACCGATGGCCCACCCGCAGGACGTCAGTCTCCGTCTGCGCGACGACGCCGTGACCGCAAGCAACCGCCGCGACGCCTTCCAGGCGGTCGCCCCGCAGGTGGAAGCCGGCCTCTACCTGGTTCCCAAAGTCATCGAATGA
- the gatA gene encoding Asp-tRNA(Asn)/Glu-tRNA(Gln) amidotransferase subunit GatA, with protein sequence MNSTLTSLARALAAREISATELATDYLARIDALNPTLNAFITVDAAKTLAEARAADAARAAGAAGLLAGVPIAYKDIFCQQGWRTSCGSKMLDGFVSPYDAQVIEKCRAAGLVTLGRTNMDEFAMGSSNENSFYGAVKNPWDLAAIPGGSSGGSAAAVAARLAPAALGTDTGGSIRQPASHCGITGIKPTYGVVSRFGMVAYASSLDQGGPMAQTAEDCAQLLNVIAGFDERDSTSLERAAEDYTRELGQPLAGLRVGLPREYFADGLASDVARVIENAVAELKTLGAEVVEVSLPNTELSIPAYYVIAPAEASSNLSRYDGVRYGHRAAEYGDLADMYEKTRAEGFGSEVKRRIMVGTYVLSHGYYDAYYLKAQKIRRLIAGDFQAAFAQCDVILGPVAPTAAFNLGEKSSDPVEMYLSDVYTLSVNLAGLPAMSVPAGFADNGRPVGLQIIGNYFAEAKMLNVAHQFQLATDWHQKAPVL encoded by the coding sequence ATGAACAGCACCCTGACTTCGCTGGCGCGCGCTCTTGCGGCGCGCGAGATCTCGGCCACCGAGCTGGCCACCGACTACCTGGCGCGCATCGACGCGCTCAACCCGACGCTCAACGCGTTCATCACGGTCGACGCCGCCAAGACCTTGGCCGAGGCCCGTGCCGCCGACGCGGCGCGCGCCGCCGGCGCCGCCGGGCTCCTTGCCGGCGTGCCGATCGCGTACAAGGACATCTTCTGCCAGCAAGGCTGGAGAACCAGCTGCGGCTCGAAGATGCTCGACGGCTTCGTCTCGCCGTACGACGCGCAGGTGATCGAAAAGTGCCGCGCCGCCGGCCTCGTCACGCTCGGCCGCACCAATATGGACGAGTTCGCGATGGGCTCGTCGAACGAGAACAGCTTCTACGGCGCGGTGAAGAACCCGTGGGACCTGGCGGCGATTCCGGGCGGCAGCTCCGGCGGCTCGGCCGCGGCGGTCGCGGCGCGCCTGGCGCCGGCCGCGCTCGGCACCGACACCGGCGGCTCGATCCGCCAGCCGGCGAGCCACTGCGGCATCACCGGCATCAAGCCGACCTACGGCGTCGTTTCCCGCTTCGGCATGGTCGCCTACGCGAGTTCCTTGGACCAGGGCGGCCCGATGGCGCAGACCGCCGAGGACTGCGCGCAGTTGCTCAACGTGATCGCCGGCTTCGACGAGCGCGATTCGACCAGCCTTGAACGCGCCGCCGAGGACTACACCCGCGAGCTCGGCCAACCCTTGGCCGGCCTCAGGGTCGGCCTGCCGCGCGAATATTTCGCCGACGGCCTGGCGAGCGACGTGGCGCGCGTGATCGAGAACGCGGTAGCCGAACTCAAGACGCTCGGCGCCGAGGTGGTCGAGGTCAGCCTGCCGAACACCGAGCTGTCGATCCCGGCCTACTACGTGATCGCGCCGGCCGAGGCGAGCTCCAACCTCAGTCGCTACGACGGCGTGCGCTATGGCCACCGCGCCGCCGAGTACGGCGACCTTGCCGACATGTACGAGAAGACGCGCGCCGAAGGCTTCGGTAGCGAGGTGAAGCGCCGCATCATGGTCGGCACCTATGTGCTGAGCCACGGCTACTACGACGCGTACTATCTGAAGGCGCAGAAGATCCGCCGCCTGATCGCCGGCGACTTCCAGGCCGCGTTTGCGCAGTGCGACGTGATCCTCGGCCCGGTGGCGCCGACCGCCGCGTTCAACCTCGGCGAGAAGTCGAGCGACCCGGTCGAGATGTACCTGTCGGACGTCTACACGCTGTCGGTCAACCTCGCCGGCCTGCCGGCGATGAGCGTGCCGGCCGGCTTCGCCGACAACGGCCGCCCGGTCGGCCTGCAGATCATCGGCAACTACTTCGCCGAGGCGAAGATGCTGAACGTCGCGCACCAGTTCCAGCTAGCGACCGACTGGCACCAGAAGGCGCCGGTTCTCTGA
- the mreD gene encoding rod shape-determining protein MreD translates to MDRPQELVKPVKRRFIYLTFALAMLVELVPLPSGSTRWLPDFVGLLLLYWVINLPSRVNIGTAFALGLIADVATAGLFGQHALAYSITAYLALLRQRQLVMFNLGQQALAVLALMLTNQAIMVVVRMITGAAFVGWGYFLPPLIGALLWPLLTKLLVLPYRRHSL, encoded by the coding sequence ATGGACCGACCCCAGGAACTCGTGAAGCCGGTCAAGCGCCGCTTCATCTATCTGACCTTCGCGCTGGCGATGCTGGTCGAACTGGTGCCGCTGCCGTCCGGCTCGACGCGCTGGCTGCCCGACTTCGTCGGCCTGTTGCTCCTCTACTGGGTGATCAACCTGCCGAGTCGCGTCAACATCGGCACCGCGTTCGCGCTAGGGCTGATCGCCGACGTCGCGACCGCCGGCTTGTTTGGCCAGCACGCGCTCGCCTACTCGATCACCGCCTACCTCGCGCTGTTGCGCCAGCGGCAGCTGGTGATGTTCAACCTCGGCCAACAGGCGCTCGCCGTGCTCGCGTTGATGCTGACCAACCAGGCGATCATGGTCGTCGTGCGCATGATCACCGGCGCCGCCTTCGTCGGCTGGGGCTACTTCCTGCCGCCCTTGATCGGCGCGCTGCTGTGGCCGCTGTTGACCAAGCTCTTGGTCCTCCCCTACCGGCGCCATTCGCTGTAA
- the mreC gene encoding rod shape-determining protein MreC — translation MNFTNTPSFISHGPRPGLRLTLAVVASVALLVGDARLGLMDPAREALSVALYPLQWVVNAPLSGAQHASEFFADQTRLKQENARLKTRELKLSAQLAELATVKNELAELKAMNALRAQRAEKSLLAEVLYTGRDPFSYKIIIDKGQDAGLVAGQPVVGDAGLIGQITRVQPLTAEVTLVINKDQMVPVMVERTGVRAILYGYGGGVELRYLPVHADLVIGDRLVTSGIDGVYPAGLPVARVTKVERKPGAAFLQVASLPVDGVYRQRYVLALDTGANRPPAPQPQP, via the coding sequence ATGAATTTCACCAATACGCCCAGCTTCATCAGCCACGGGCCGCGCCCGGGGCTGCGCCTCACGCTCGCCGTCGTGGCGTCGGTCGCGCTGCTCGTCGGCGACGCCCGTCTCGGCCTGATGGACCCCGCCCGCGAGGCGCTGTCGGTCGCGCTCTACCCCTTGCAGTGGGTGGTCAACGCGCCGCTGTCCGGCGCGCAGCACGCGAGTGAATTCTTCGCCGACCAGACCCGTCTAAAGCAGGAAAACGCGCGGCTGAAAACGCGCGAGCTGAAACTGTCGGCGCAGCTGGCCGAGCTTGCCACCGTGAAGAACGAACTGGCCGAGCTCAAGGCGATGAACGCGTTGCGTGCACAGCGCGCCGAAAAGAGCCTGTTGGCCGAGGTGCTGTACACCGGCCGCGACCCGTTCTCGTACAAGATCATCATCGACAAGGGCCAGGACGCCGGCCTCGTGGCCGGCCAGCCGGTCGTCGGCGATGCGGGCCTGATCGGCCAGATCACGCGCGTGCAGCCATTGACCGCCGAGGTGACGCTCGTCATCAACAAGGACCAGATGGTGCCGGTGATGGTCGAGCGCACCGGCGTGCGTGCGATCCTGTACGGCTACGGCGGCGGCGTCGAGCTGCGCTATCTGCCGGTCCACGCCGACCTGGTGATCGGCGACCGGCTCGTCACCTCGGGCATCGACGGCGTCTACCCGGCCGGGCTGCCGGTCGCGCGCGTCACCAAGGTCGAACGCAAGCCCGGCGCCGCCTTCCTGCAGGTGGCCAGCCTGCCGGTCGACGGCGTCTACCGCCAGCGCTACGTGCTCGCGCTCGATACCGGCGCGAACCGTCCGCCGGCCCCGCAACCGCAACCGTAA
- the rodA gene encoding rod shape-determining protein RodA, translating to MQPHLLKRLWGFVKGPLDGPLMLFLGLIYLLSLFVLYSASNQSFYRLDDKFVYTALGLVVMWGLAYVRPQTVMNFAPPIYVVGVLLLIGVDLFGVIVNGSQRWLNIGVTRIQPSEIMKIALPMMLAWYFQKNELNLRWWHYLVAATLIAAPGALILKQPDLGTATLIMASGFFVLFFAGLSWKLIFGGIGLFAASLPIVWNLMHDYQRRRVLTLIDPTQDPLGDGYHIIQSMIAIGSGGPWGKGWLNGTQTHLDYIPERTTDFIFAVYSEEFGLVGNIVLLVLYLLVISRGLMITARAPTLYGRLIGGALTLTFFTYAFVNMGMVSGILPVVGVPLPLVSYGGTATLTILIAMGMLMSIGSQRR from the coding sequence ATGCAGCCCCATCTCCTTAAACGCCTCTGGGGCTTCGTCAAGGGGCCGCTCGACGGCCCGCTGATGCTGTTCCTCGGACTCATCTATCTGTTGAGCCTGTTCGTGCTGTATTCGGCGTCGAACCAGTCGTTCTACCGGCTAGACGACAAGTTCGTCTACACCGCGCTCGGTCTGGTCGTGATGTGGGGGCTCGCCTACGTGCGCCCGCAGACGGTGATGAACTTCGCGCCGCCGATCTACGTCGTCGGCGTGTTGCTGTTGATCGGCGTCGACCTGTTCGGCGTCATCGTCAACGGCTCGCAGCGCTGGCTGAATATCGGCGTGACGCGCATCCAGCCGTCGGAAATCATGAAGATCGCGCTGCCGATGATGCTCGCGTGGTACTTCCAGAAGAACGAACTGAACCTGCGCTGGTGGCACTACCTCGTCGCCGCGACGCTGATCGCGGCGCCCGGCGCGCTGATCCTCAAGCAGCCCGACCTCGGCACCGCGACGCTGATCATGGCGTCGGGCTTCTTCGTGCTGTTCTTCGCTGGCCTGTCGTGGAAGCTGATCTTCGGCGGCATCGGCCTGTTCGCCGCCAGCCTGCCCATCGTGTGGAACCTGATGCACGACTACCAGCGCCGCCGCGTGCTGACCTTGATCGACCCGACTCAGGACCCGCTCGGCGATGGCTACCACATCATCCAGTCGATGATCGCGATCGGCTCGGGCGGGCCGTGGGGCAAGGGCTGGCTGAACGGCACGCAGACCCACCTCGACTACATCCCCGAGCGCACCACCGACTTCATCTTCGCCGTGTACTCGGAAGAATTCGGCCTGGTCGGCAACATCGTGCTGTTGGTCCTTTATCTTCTCGTCATCAGCCGCGGCCTGATGATCACCGCGCGCGCGCCAACGCTGTACGGCCGGCTGATCGGCGGCGCGCTGACGCTGACCTTCTTCACCTACGCCTTCGTCAACATGGGCATGGTGTCCGGCATCCTGCCGGTGGTCGGCGTGCCGTTGCCGCTCGTGTCCTACGGCGGCACCGCGACGCTGACCATCCTGATCGCGATGGGCATGCTGATGAGCATAGGCAGCCAGCGGCGCTGA
- a CDS encoding rod shape-determining protein produces MLRSLTGYFSNDLAIDLGTANTLIYMRGKGIVLDEPSVVAIHNDAPTNKKSILAVGVEAKKMLGRTPGSIQAIRPMKDGVIADFTVTEQMLKQFIKRVNPSRFFAASPRIVICVPCGSTQVERRAIKDSALAAGARRVELIEEPMAAAIGAGLPVEEPTGSMVVDVGGGTTEVGIISLGGVVYSNSVRVGGDKFDESIINYIRRNYGMLIGETTAEDIKKTIGSAFPGAEVREMEVKGRNLAEGIPRAFTVSSNEILEALTEPLNQIVSAVKIALEQTPPELGADIADKGMVLTGGGALLKDIDRLLAEETGLPVFVAEEPLTCVVRGSGKALDKMDKIGTIFTNVP; encoded by the coding sequence ATGCTTCGTTCGCTGACCGGCTACTTTTCCAACGATCTCGCTATCGACCTCGGCACGGCCAACACCCTGATCTACATGCGCGGCAAGGGCATCGTGCTGGACGAACCGTCGGTGGTCGCCATTCACAACGACGCGCCGACCAACAAGAAATCGATCCTTGCCGTCGGCGTCGAAGCGAAAAAGATGCTCGGCCGCACCCCCGGCTCGATCCAGGCGATCCGCCCGATGAAGGACGGCGTGATCGCCGACTTCACCGTCACCGAGCAGATGCTCAAGCAGTTCATCAAACGCGTGAACCCGAGCCGCTTCTTCGCCGCCAGCCCGCGCATCGTGATCTGCGTGCCCTGCGGTTCGACCCAGGTCGAGCGCCGCGCGATCAAGGATTCGGCGCTGGCCGCCGGCGCGCGCCGCGTCGAACTGATCGAAGAGCCGATGGCCGCCGCGATCGGCGCCGGCCTGCCGGTCGAAGAGCCGACCGGCTCGATGGTGGTCGACGTCGGCGGCGGCACCACCGAGGTCGGCATCATTTCGCTGGGCGGCGTGGTGTACTCGAATTCGGTGCGCGTCGGCGGCGACAAGTTCGACGAGTCGATCATCAACTACATCCGCCGCAACTACGGCATGCTGATCGGCGAGACCACCGCCGAGGACATCAAGAAGACCATCGGCTCGGCCTTCCCGGGCGCCGAGGTGCGCGAGATGGAAGTGAAGGGCCGCAACCTGGCCGAGGGCATCCCGCGCGCGTTCACCGTGTCGAGCAACGAGATCCTCGAAGCGCTGACCGAGCCCTTGAACCAGATCGTGTCCGCGGTGAAGATCGCGCTCGAACAGACCCCGCCGGAATTGGGCGCCGACATCGCCGACAAGGGCATGGTGCTGACCGGCGGCGGCGCGCTGTTGAAGGACATCGACCGTCTGTTGGCCGAGGAAACCGGTCTGCCGGTGTTCGTCGCCGAAGAGCCGCTGACCTGCGTCGTACGCGGCTCGGGCAAGGCGCTCGACAAGATGGACAAGATCGGCACCATCTTCACCAACGTGCCCTGA
- the gatB gene encoding Asp-tRNA(Asn)/Glu-tRNA(Gln) amidotransferase subunit GatB has protein sequence MKWEVVIGLEVHVQLSTVSKIFSGASTAFGAEPNTQTAVVDIALPGALPVMNKAAVDKAIRLGLALDAVINRKSIFARKNYFYPDLPKGYQISQFELPIVGMGELAIQVGEEEKRIRVTRAHLEEDAGKSLHEDFHGRTGIDLNRAGTPLLEIVSEPDMRSPEEAVAYARALHTLVTWLGICDGNMQEGSFRVDANVSVRPFGQAEFGTRREIKNLNSFRFLQQAIEAEIQWQIDTIEDGGRVQQATVLFDPDKGETRAMRSKEDAHDYRYFPDPDLLPLRVSEEQIERVRGEMPELPGQMKARFIAEFGLSAYDANLLTASRAIAAYFEAVARATGQGKLAANWVSGELAARLNRDGLDIAQSPISAERLAGLVARIADGTLSSKLAKQVFDALWDGELEADAVIERDGLKQVSDAGAIEKLVDEALAANPKAVEEFRAGKEKALNALAGQVMKASKGKANPAQVQEILRAKLA, from the coding sequence ATGAAATGGGAAGTCGTGATCGGTCTGGAAGTGCACGTGCAACTTTCCACCGTATCGAAAATTTTCTCCGGCGCCAGCACCGCCTTCGGCGCCGAGCCGAACACGCAGACCGCGGTGGTCGACATCGCGCTGCCCGGCGCGCTGCCGGTGATGAACAAGGCGGCGGTCGACAAGGCGATCCGCCTCGGCCTCGCTCTTGACGCTGTCATCAATCGTAAGAGCATCTTCGCGCGCAAGAATTATTTTTATCCGGACCTGCCCAAAGGCTATCAGATCAGCCAGTTCGAACTGCCGATCGTCGGCATGGGCGAGCTCGCGATCCAGGTCGGCGAAGAGGAAAAGCGGATCCGCGTGACGCGCGCGCATCTCGAGGAGGACGCCGGCAAGTCGCTGCACGAAGACTTCCACGGCCGCACCGGCATCGACCTGAACCGTGCCGGCACGCCGCTGCTCGAGATCGTCTCCGAGCCCGACATGCGCAGCCCCGAAGAAGCGGTCGCCTATGCGCGCGCGCTGCACACGCTGGTGACCTGGCTCGGCATCTGCGACGGCAACATGCAGGAAGGCAGCTTCCGCGTCGACGCCAACGTATCGGTCCGTCCGTTCGGCCAGGCCGAATTCGGCACGCGCCGCGAGATCAAGAACCTCAACTCCTTCCGCTTCCTGCAGCAGGCGATCGAGGCCGAGATCCAGTGGCAGATCGACACCATCGAGGACGGCGGCCGCGTGCAGCAGGCGACCGTGCTGTTCGACCCGGACAAGGGCGAGACGCGTGCGATGCGCAGCAAGGAAGACGCGCACGACTACCGCTACTTCCCCGACCCGGACCTGTTGCCGCTGAGGGTGTCGGAAGAGCAGATCGAGCGCGTGCGCGGCGAAATGCCCGAGCTGCCGGGCCAGATGAAGGCGCGCTTCATCGCCGAATTCGGCCTGTCGGCCTACGACGCCAACCTGTTGACCGCCAGCCGCGCGATCGCCGCCTACTTCGAGGCGGTGGCCCGCGCGACCGGCCAGGGCAAGCTCGCCGCCAACTGGGTGAGCGGCGAGCTGGCCGCGCGCCTGAACCGCGACGGCCTGGATATTGCGCAAAGTCCGATCTCGGCCGAGCGCCTAGCCGGCCTCGTCGCGCGCATCGCCGACGGTACGCTGTCGAGCAAGTTGGCCAAGCAGGTGTTCGACGCGCTGTGGGACGGCGAGCTGGAGGCCGATGCGGTGATCGAGCGCGACGGCCTGAAGCAGGTGTCCGACGCCGGTGCGATCGAGAAGCTGGTCGACGAGGCGCTCGCGGCCAACCCGAAGGCGGTCGAGGAATTCCGCGCCGGCAAGGAAAAGGCGTTGAACGCGCTCGCAGGCCAGGTGATGAAGGCGTCCAAGGGCAAGGCCAACCCGGCCCAGGTGCAGGAAATCCTGCGCGCCAAGCTCGCCTGA